From the Lolium rigidum isolate FL_2022 chromosome 2, APGP_CSIRO_Lrig_0.1, whole genome shotgun sequence genome, one window contains:
- the LOC124686593 gene encoding V-type proton ATPase subunit D-like, whose amino-acid sequence MAGQGQRLTVVPTVTVMGMIKARLAAATRGHALLKKKSDALTVQFRAILKRIVAAKEAMGDAMRSASLSLAEALYVAGGPLRHVVQQSVSGPARLRVRAHHDNIAGVRLPRFEHFLVDDGARAPLLAGLAGGGQQVSASRAAHVRAVELLVELASLQTSFLTLDEAIKTTNRRVNALEHVVKPQLENTVAYIRGELDEQEREEFFRLKKIQAVKQRELERQVEAAKLYAVEKVAGEVALKRGVSLGAAASMLENGGGERDDDIIF is encoded by the coding sequence ATGGCGGGGCAGGGGCAGCGGCTGACCGTGGTGCCGACGGTGACGGTGATGGGCATGATCAAGGCGCGGCTGGCGGCGGCCACCCGCGGCCACGCGCTGCTCAAGAAGAAGTCAGACGCGCTCACCGTGCAGTTCCGTGCCATCCTCAAGCGCATCGTGGCCGCCAAGGAGGCCATGGGGGACGCCATGCGCAGCGCCTCCCTCTCCCTCGCCGAGGCGCTCTACGTGGCCGGCGGTCCACTCCGGCACGTCGTCCAGCAGTCCGTCTCAGGCCCCGCCCGCCTCCGAGTACGCGCTCACCACGACAACATCGCCGGCGTCCGCCTCCCCCGCTTCGAGCACTTCCTGGTCGACGATGGAGCCAGGGCGCCGTTGTTGGcggggctcgccggcggcgggcAGCAGGTGTCGGCCAGCCGCGCGGCGCACGTCCGCGCCGTGGAGCTGCTGGTGGAGCTAGCGTCGCTGCAGACGTCGTTCCTGACGCTGGATGAGGCGATCAAGACGACCAACCGGCGGGTGAACGCGCTGGAGCACGTGGTGAAGCCGCAGCTGGAGAACACGGTCGCCTACATCAGGGGGGAGCTCGACGAGCAGGAGAGGGAGGAGTTCTTCCGGCTCAAGAAGATTCAGGCCGTCAAGCAGAGGGAGCTCGAGCGccaggtggaggcggcgaagctcTACGCCGTGGAGAAGGTCGCGGGCGAGGTCGCGCTCAAGCGCGGCGTCTCCCTCGGCGCCGCCGCCAGCATGTTGGAGAACGGTGGCGGCGAGAGGGACGACGACATCATCTTTTGA